The Naumovozyma dairenensis CBS 421 chromosome 1, complete genome genome includes a region encoding these proteins:
- the KTI11 gene encoding Kti11p (similar to Saccharomyces cerevisiae KTI11 (YBL071W-A); ancestral locus Anc_7.394) produces the protein MSTYDEIEIEDMTFHPELELFTYPCPCGDRFEILLADMLDGENIAVCPSCSLMIDVIFEPEDLEEFTAMAGTDSMQVGITA, from the coding sequence ATGTCTACatatgatgaaattgaaattgaagatatgaCCTTCCATCCTGAATTGGAATTATTCACATACCCATGCCCATGTGGAGATAGATTTGAAATACTTCTTGCAGATATGCTAGATGGTGAAAATATTGCAGTTTGTCCAAGTTGTTCCTTGATGATTGATGTTATCTTTGAACCTGAGGATTTAGAAGAATTTACTGCAATGGCTGGAACTGACTCTATGCAAGTCGGTATTACAGCTTAA
- the RPS8B gene encoding 40S ribosomal protein eS8 (similar to Saccharomyces cerevisiae RPS8A (YBL072C) and RPS8B (YER102W); ancestral locus Anc_7.395) — protein MGISRDSRHKRSATGAKRAQFRKKRKFELGRQPANTKIGGKRIHTVRTRGGNKKFRALRIETGNFSWASEGIAKKTRIAGVVYHPSNNELVRTNTLTKAAIVQIDATPFRQWYEGHYGQTLGKKKAGKGTEEEIVKTKNSEKKWAARAASAKIEPSVEHQFSAGRLYACISSRPGQSGRCDGYILEGEELAFYLRRLTAKK, from the coding sequence ATGGGTATTTCTCGTGATTCTCGTCACAAAAGATCAGCCACTGGTGCTAAACGTGCTCAATTcagaaagaagagaaagtTTGAATTAGGTCGTCAACCAGCCAACACTAAAATTGGTGGTAAGAGAATCCATACTGTTAGAACCAGAGGTGGTAACAAGAAATTCAGAGCTTTAAGAATTGAAACTGGTAATTTCTCATGGGCTTCTGAAGGTATTGCTAAGAAGACTAGAATTGCTGGTGTCGTTTACCATCCATCTAACAATGAATTGGTTAGAACTAACACTTTAACTAAAGCTGCTATTGTTCAAATCGATGCTACTCCATTCAGACAATGGTATGAAGGTCATTACGGTCAAACTTTAGGTAAGAAGAAGGCTGGTAAGGgtactgaagaagaaattgtcAAGACCAAGAATTCTGAAAAGAAATGGGCTGCTAGAGCTGCTTCTGCTAAGATTGAACCATCTGTTGAACATCAATTCAGTGCTGGTAGATTATACGCTTGTATTTCTTCTAGACCAGGTCAATCTGGTAGATGTGACGGTTACATCTTGGAAGGTGAAGAATTAGCTTTCTACTTAAGAAGATTGACTGCTAAGAAATAA